The following are encoded together in the Robertmurraya sp. FSL R5-0851 genome:
- a CDS encoding sporulation protein, with protein MSLFNKVFASIGIGSATVDTKLEKDVFVPGEEIRGIVQIKGGKIEQLIDDIYLNLHTNYLKESDDKKHIVKGDIERFRLIQAVTIGANETKEIPFVIRVPFDTPISIGRTKVWVETGLDIKNAVDPTDKDYIKVVPNQLMKGVLDTVAELGFRLREADCEELPYRKRRRLPFAQEFEFAAVSGSFRGKLDELEVIFFPQSDEQMDLALQIDRKARGLGGFLAEALEMDETNISVSIHSRDLPTLKSKLESLIRQYS; from the coding sequence ATGTCACTTTTTAATAAAGTATTTGCAAGTATCGGGATTGGATCGGCAACGGTAGATACGAAGCTTGAAAAAGATGTCTTCGTTCCAGGTGAGGAAATAAGAGGAATTGTACAGATAAAGGGTGGAAAGATTGAACAGCTAATAGACGATATTTATCTGAATCTACATACCAACTATTTAAAAGAGTCAGATGATAAAAAGCATATTGTCAAAGGCGATATTGAAAGATTCCGCTTAATTCAAGCAGTTACAATTGGTGCAAACGAGACAAAAGAAATTCCATTTGTTATTAGGGTGCCGTTTGATACTCCGATCAGCATTGGACGAACAAAAGTATGGGTAGAAACGGGATTAGACATTAAAAATGCTGTTGACCCTACAGACAAAGATTATATTAAGGTAGTCCCTAATCAGTTAATGAAAGGTGTATTAGATACAGTTGCTGAACTAGGTTTTCGATTGAGAGAGGCAGATTGTGAAGAGCTTCCATACCGCAAAAGAAGACGATTACCCTTTGCACAGGAATTTGAATTCGCTGCAGTTTCGGGATCCTTTAGAGGCAAACTAGATGAGCTTGAAGTGATATTTTTTCCGCAATCAGATGAGCAAATGGATCTTGCTTTGCAAATTGACCGGAAAGCAAGAGGATTAGGTGGATTTTTAGCAGAAGCTCTTGAAATGGATGAAACAAATATTAGTGTTAGTATCCATAGTAGAGACCTTCCAACTTTAAAATCAAAGCTGGAGTCCCTTATTAGACAATATTCTTAA
- a CDS encoding serine/threonine protein kinase gives MMIFKPIVLAFSSLMDKELAVGEKINERYIIEKFLGMGSYGHSYLVYDSHLEKKVVLKLVRFHKRITKKGIRIHQYEIEILKSLQHSSFPTVFDEGMWGRIPFFTMEFIHGKTFEQLIFTEGQRFTEEESLLYGLKLLERIEYLHQRGIVHRDLRIPNLMLEGEDLKVIDFGLAKWLSHTDNKKRDLKSEISPQADYFQLGHFLLFLLYSNYETTGSEKERPWDEELSLSTETNQLIKRLLQVEKPFETINELKACFLFAVNKGRNKHVTF, from the coding sequence ATGATGATTTTTAAGCCTATTGTCTTGGCCTTCTCTTCACTAATGGATAAGGAATTAGCTGTGGGAGAGAAAATCAATGAGCGATATATAATAGAAAAGTTTTTAGGTATGGGCAGCTATGGCCATAGTTATCTTGTTTATGATTCCCACTTAGAAAAAAAGGTTGTTTTAAAGCTAGTTCGATTTCATAAAAGAATCACTAAAAAGGGAATACGAATACATCAGTATGAAATTGAGATCCTTAAAAGCTTACAGCATTCTTCCTTTCCTACCGTTTTTGATGAAGGAATGTGGGGAAGGATTCCTTTTTTTACAATGGAGTTTATACACGGGAAAACATTTGAGCAGCTTATCTTTACCGAAGGACAGAGGTTTACTGAAGAAGAGTCTTTGTTATATGGATTAAAGCTTCTAGAACGAATAGAGTACCTTCATCAAAGAGGGATTGTCCATAGAGATTTAAGAATTCCAAATCTAATGCTTGAGGGAGAGGACTTAAAAGTAATTGATTTTGGATTGGCGAAATGGTTATCACATACTGACAATAAAAAGAGGGATTTAAAAAGCGAGATATCTCCTCAGGCTGATTACTTTCAGCTAGGCCACTTTCTCCTGTTTTTACTATATTCGAATTATGAAACAACTGGTAGTGAAAAGGAACGACCATGGGACGAAGAGTTATCATTATCAACAGAGACCAATCAATTAATCAAAAGATTACTTCAAGTTGAAAAGCCTTTTGAAACGATAAATGAACTCAAAGCTTGTTTTTTATTTGCAGTGAATAAAGGGAGGAATAAACATGTCACTTTTTAA
- the deoD gene encoding purine-nucleoside phosphorylase — MSVHIGAKDNEIAETVLLPGDPLRAKYIAETFLEGATCYNEVRGMLGFTGTYKGKRVSVQGTGMGVPSISIYINELMNSYNVQNLIRVGTCGAIQKDVKVRDVILAMSASTDSQMNRLTFGGVDYAPTANFDLLKRAYDVGVEKGLNLKVGNVFTADMFYNDNSELEKWAKYQILAIEMETAALYTLASKFDRNALSVLTVSDHILTGEETTAEERQTTFNDMIVVALDAAIQ, encoded by the coding sequence ATGAGTGTACATATCGGCGCAAAAGATAACGAAATAGCGGAAACAGTTCTTCTTCCAGGAGATCCTTTACGAGCAAAATATATCGCAGAAACCTTTTTAGAAGGTGCTACTTGTTATAATGAAGTTAGAGGAATGTTAGGATTTACAGGAACATATAAAGGGAAACGAGTATCTGTACAAGGAACAGGTATGGGTGTTCCATCAATCTCTATTTACATAAACGAATTAATGAATAGTTATAATGTTCAAAACCTCATTCGAGTGGGTACATGTGGGGCAATTCAAAAGGATGTTAAAGTAAGAGACGTAATCTTAGCAATGAGTGCTTCAACAGATTCCCAAATGAATCGACTAACTTTTGGTGGCGTAGACTATGCTCCTACTGCGAACTTTGATTTATTAAAGCGTGCATACGATGTAGGTGTTGAGAAAGGTTTGAACTTAAAGGTTGGAAACGTTTTTACTGCGGACATGTTCTATAACGATAATAGCGAACTTGAAAAATGGGCGAAATACCAAATTTTAGCGATTGAAATGGAAACAGCTGCTCTATATACATTAGCTTCCAAATTTGATCGTAATGCTTTATCTGTTCTAACGGTAAGCGATCATATTCTTACTGGGGAAGAAACGACAGCGGAAGAAAGACAAACCACTTTTAATGACATGATTGTTGTTGCATTGGATGCAGCCATTCAATAA
- a CDS encoding YodL domain-containing protein, translating into MLKERSRLLKKTYEVMIFQTPKFRQTKGYKQVYRMNVTGGSHLQVLEEVFRIFNVKDSIPNDYQGRYMGTGDIIYIDEGRQGTSYYQLQPGGWKKISRIHVL; encoded by the coding sequence TTGTTAAAGGAACGGAGCAGGCTATTAAAAAAAACGTATGAAGTAATGATCTTTCAAACACCCAAATTCAGGCAGACTAAAGGGTATAAACAAGTATATCGTATGAATGTAACGGGCGGTTCACATCTGCAAGTTTTAGAAGAAGTATTTCGTATATTTAATGTAAAAGACAGCATTCCAAATGATTATCAAGGTCGATATATGGGAACAGGTGATATTATTTATATTGACGAGGGGAGACAGGGTACTAGTTACTACCAACTTCAGCCAGGAGGTTGGAAAAAAATAAGTCGAATTCATGTACTTTAA